The following proteins come from a genomic window of Thermofilaceae archaeon:
- a CDS encoding DNA-directed DNA polymerase I: MSRSRLNPPVSSQRAKALYLLDVEYDGKLGKAVMKFYDEEEGRIVELPDANGHKPYLLTDLPPEELVQKYPDVLKHRGFDHLEVVEKYDPLQDRTVLMTKVVARDPLSIGGTRGALRELLKDHAWEARIRYHHCYAYDMGLIPGMPYVLSGEGVKAVEVEIPESIVAELRKLYGNDEEQLRRALEWAKLFQAPVPHIKRVSLDIEVYSPEPNRVPRPNEAPYPVIAVSLCASDGYKRTLLLVRPDLGDPIPLENVEYFNSERELLRRTFEILRKYPVVLTFNGDAFDLPYLRVRALKLGFSEEEIPVKWERGADRARLKGSLHIDLYKFFTNKSMKTYAFGGKYREGRSLDEISEALLGVGKVKPDKPIPSLSYTELAKYSLRDAELTYALTSFNDDLVLKLMVLMIRISKLGVEDLTRHNISTWIRSLLHYEHRRRGYLIPNEEDIRKYKGYTDTRAVIKGKKYLGAVVIDPPKGIFFNVTVVDFASLYPSVIKRWNLSYETVRCPHEDCKSNTIPGLSHWVCTKRKGIMSEIVGFLRDFRVHIYKRLAKTEEDPVRKRHYDVVQSALKVFINASYGVFGAETFPLYCPPVAEATTALGRYLMVQTLRKALELGLPVLYGDTDSLFLWNPQSSKLEELINWVRELQVDLDVDKRYVWVAFSGRKKNYVGILDNGLVDAKGIVGKKRNTPELIKSFVMQVIDLLGTANDLQQLDNAIEELKKFTYEYYMKLKRKEVALNDLVFKVALTKPLASYVKTTPQHVKAARQLQRVGMKVEVGDIIFFVKVRGSEGVKAVQLARIDEIDPDKYIEHLRTALEQVLEALGTSFDEIITGTQLL; the protein is encoded by the coding sequence ATCTCCCGGTCGAGACTTAATCCCCCTGTGAGCTCGCAGAGGGCAAAGGCACTGTACTTGCTTGACGTGGAGTATGACGGCAAGCTTGGTAAGGCTGTCATGAAATTCTACGACGAAGAAGAGGGCAGAATAGTCGAGCTGCCAGATGCCAACGGACATAAGCCTTACCTCCTCACGGATCTCCCGCCTGAAGAGCTGGTGCAAAAGTACCCTGACGTACTGAAGCACAGGGGGTTTGATCACTTAGAAGTGGTTGAGAAGTACGATCCCCTCCAGGATAGAACCGTATTAATGACTAAAGTTGTAGCAAGAGACCCGCTGTCTATTGGTGGAACTCGCGGAGCGCTGAGGGAGTTGCTTAAGGATCACGCTTGGGAGGCTAGAATCAGGTATCACCACTGCTACGCATACGATATGGGGCTAATTCCTGGGATGCCCTACGTGCTGTCCGGCGAAGGGGTGAAGGCTGTTGAAGTAGAAATCCCTGAAAGCATTGTCGCCGAATTGAGGAAACTCTACGGTAATGATGAAGAGCAACTTCGTAGAGCTTTAGAGTGGGCGAAGCTCTTCCAGGCGCCTGTTCCACACATCAAGCGTGTCTCGCTCGACATAGAGGTCTATTCGCCGGAGCCCAACAGAGTCCCTAGGCCCAACGAGGCTCCCTACCCAGTGATAGCGGTTTCTCTCTGTGCATCGGACGGGTATAAGCGCACTCTGCTATTGGTGCGCCCGGACCTGGGCGACCCCATTCCGCTTGAGAACGTCGAGTACTTCAACAGTGAGCGCGAGTTATTGCGGAGAACATTTGAAATCCTGAGAAAATACCCCGTAGTACTCACGTTCAATGGCGACGCATTCGACCTGCCTTACCTTAGGGTCCGAGCCCTCAAGCTCGGCTTTAGCGAGGAGGAAATCCCAGTAAAGTGGGAGCGTGGTGCTGATCGCGCGAGGCTAAAAGGCTCGCTTCACATAGATCTCTACAAGTTCTTCACTAATAAGTCGATGAAGACCTACGCTTTCGGGGGGAAGTACAGAGAAGGACGTTCCTTGGACGAAATTTCCGAGGCACTTCTAGGGGTGGGAAAGGTCAAACCGGATAAGCCGATCCCCTCGTTAAGCTACACGGAGCTAGCGAAATACAGCTTAAGGGACGCTGAGTTAACTTACGCTTTGACGTCCTTCAACGACGACTTGGTACTAAAGCTCATGGTGCTCATGATAAGAATCTCTAAGCTCGGCGTGGAGGATCTAACAAGGCACAACATATCTACATGGATTCGCAGCCTCCTCCACTATGAACATAGAAGGCGGGGGTACCTGATACCCAACGAGGAGGATATCCGCAAGTACAAGGGTTACACAGACACTCGCGCCGTCATAAAGGGGAAAAAGTATCTTGGAGCGGTCGTAATCGACCCACCAAAGGGTATTTTCTTCAACGTGACGGTCGTCGACTTCGCATCGCTATATCCGTCAGTAATCAAAAGGTGGAATCTTTCTTACGAAACGGTAAGGTGTCCACACGAAGACTGTAAGAGCAACACGATACCCGGGTTGAGCCACTGGGTGTGCACGAAGCGAAAGGGCATAATGTCGGAGATCGTTGGCTTCCTCAGGGATTTCAGAGTTCACATCTATAAGAGACTCGCCAAAACGGAAGAAGATCCCGTGAGGAAGAGGCATTACGACGTCGTACAAAGCGCGCTTAAGGTCTTCATCAACGCGAGCTACGGTGTCTTCGGGGCCGAAACCTTCCCCTTGTACTGTCCACCGGTAGCAGAAGCAACGACAGCGCTGGGGCGTTACCTGATGGTTCAAACTTTGAGGAAAGCACTGGAACTGGGTTTACCAGTCCTATATGGTGACACAGACTCCCTCTTCCTCTGGAACCCCCAGTCGAGTAAGCTAGAAGAGTTAATCAACTGGGTGAGAGAACTGCAGGTTGACCTGGACGTCGACAAAAGGTATGTGTGGGTCGCGTTCAGCGGCCGCAAGAAAAACTACGTAGGGATTCTCGACAATGGGCTAGTTGACGCCAAAGGGATTGTCGGTAAGAAACGAAACACTCCAGAACTGATCAAGAGTTTCGTGATGCAGGTCATAGATCTTCTGGGTACAGCTAACGATCTTCAACAACTGGATAACGCTATTGAAGAGTTAAAGAAATTCACATACGAGTATTACATGAAGCTGAAAAGGAAGGAAGTAGCTCTTAACGACCTTGTATTCAAAGTAGCTTTAACGAAGCCGCTGGCAAGCTACGTGAAAACCACTCCTCAACACGTTAAAGCGGCCAGGCAGTTGCAAAGGGTAGGTATGAAGGTAGAAGTGGGAGACATCATTTTCTTCGTCAAGGTTAGGGGGAGTGAAGGGGTCAAAGCAGTTCAGCTGGCAAGAATAGACGAGATCGATCCAGACAAATACATAGAGCACCTGAGGACGGCTTTGGAGCAAGTTCTAGAGGCTTTAGGAACGTCATTCGATGAAATCATAACAGGAACACAATTGCTCTAA
- the aspS gene encoding aspartate--tRNA(Asn) ligase, giving the protein MQEGRVQINGWVNSVRTLGGIAFLEVIDGVDLQLYTVVVKRDENPEAWKAVAKIKVGTAISVIGDVPAAQISKRGIEVRAHELRIVAEPQDLLPLDPTGKTPALLDTLIEHRYVALRIPRQRALFRVRAMVIRAVREFLEGLGFLEVHTPKICGAGAEGGATLFRIDYFGGTAYLAQSPQLYKQMLMCGCSRVFEITPYFRAEPFSTSRHLNESWGIDVEMAFIRGPEDVMTLLEKLVIHVFEYLQTNATRELRELGVELRAPRSPFKRLTYDEALEILKARGFHVEWGQDFGSDEERVIGQAMVEEGYDAYFIVEYPWQAKPFYIMRRGDVSASFDLDYRGLELASGGQREHDYDKLVQNMLEKGLNPSDFDFYLKAFKYGMPPHGGFGMGLDRLVMVITGSQNIREVVLFPRDRHRLVP; this is encoded by the coding sequence GTGCAGGAAGGGCGGGTTCAAATCAACGGTTGGGTTAATTCTGTAAGAACTCTGGGTGGAATAGCTTTCTTAGAGGTGATTGATGGAGTCGACCTGCAGCTTTACACCGTTGTCGTTAAGCGTGATGAAAACCCGGAAGCTTGGAAAGCAGTAGCGAAGATTAAAGTCGGTACAGCTATTAGTGTGATAGGTGACGTACCAGCGGCGCAAATCAGCAAGAGAGGCATCGAAGTGCGGGCTCACGAGCTCAGGATCGTCGCTGAGCCGCAAGACCTTCTCCCACTCGATCCAACCGGTAAAACACCTGCTCTGCTCGATACTCTCATTGAGCACCGCTACGTAGCGCTGCGGATTCCCCGGCAGCGCGCGCTTTTCAGGGTTAGGGCTATGGTAATTAGGGCTGTACGCGAGTTTCTGGAAGGTCTAGGGTTCCTCGAGGTGCATACCCCCAAGATTTGCGGAGCGGGTGCAGAGGGCGGAGCTACTCTATTCAGGATTGACTACTTCGGTGGAACTGCGTACCTGGCTCAAAGCCCCCAGCTATACAAGCAGATGCTCATGTGCGGGTGCTCCCGAGTGTTCGAGATAACGCCCTACTTCAGAGCCGAACCTTTTAGCACTAGTAGGCATCTTAACGAGAGCTGGGGGATCGACGTCGAAATGGCGTTCATAAGGGGGCCTGAAGACGTCATGACACTTTTGGAGAAGCTCGTCATCCACGTTTTTGAATACCTTCAAACGAATGCCACTCGAGAGCTTCGAGAACTGGGCGTAGAACTGAGGGCTCCTCGTTCACCCTTCAAGCGATTAACGTACGATGAAGCACTTGAGATTCTGAAGGCTAGAGGGTTCCATGTAGAGTGGGGGCAGGACTTTGGAAGCGACGAAGAGAGAGTGATCGGCCAAGCAATGGTTGAGGAGGGGTATGACGCATACTTCATCGTGGAGTATCCTTGGCAGGCCAAGCCCTTCTATATAATGCGTAGGGGGGATGTAAGCGCCTCATTTGATCTCGATTACAGAGGGTTGGAATTAGCTTCTGGTGGACAGAGGGAGCACGACTATGATAAACTTGTTCAGAACATGTTGGAAAAGGGATTGAATCCAAGCGATTTTGACTTCTACCTTAAGGCATTTAAGTATGGGATGCCCCCTCACGGCGGTTTCGGAATGGGTCTAGATAGACTAGTCATGGTTATAACCGGCTCTCAGAACATTAGAGAAGTGGTGCTTTTCCCGCGTGACCGGCACAGACTCGTACCTTAA
- a CDS encoding deoxyuridine 5'-triphosphate nucleotidohydrolase codes for MILGRDELLKLILESQPPLIEGWVDLNVQLQPAGFDLTLKEVRRFKGVGHIDFDNRGRVLPDTEPIPFEPDGRVHLSKGAYVLVFNEIVNLPLGIAAIAKPRSSLIRCGASVETAVWDPGYRGRSRALLVVYNDSGIVLERNARVVQLMFIRVQGASVGYGGAYQGES; via the coding sequence ATGATACTAGGTAGAGATGAGCTGCTGAAGTTGATACTGGAATCACAGCCCCCACTTATCGAAGGTTGGGTGGATCTGAACGTTCAGCTTCAACCGGCAGGTTTTGACCTAACTTTAAAGGAAGTGCGAAGGTTTAAGGGCGTGGGTCATATAGATTTTGACAACAGAGGAAGGGTTCTTCCCGACACTGAACCTATACCCTTCGAACCTGATGGTCGCGTTCACCTGAGCAAGGGTGCATATGTTCTGGTGTTTAATGAAATTGTGAATTTACCGTTGGGTATCGCTGCGATAGCTAAACCCCGATCCAGCTTGATCAGATGTGGTGCTAGCGTTGAAACTGCGGTTTGGGATCCCGGTTATAGGGGGCGTAGTCGCGCGTTGCTCGTTGTCTATAATGACTCAGGCATAGTGCTGGAGCGCAACGCTAGAGTAGTCCAACTAATGTTTATACGTGTCCAAGGAGCATCTGTTGGTTACGGAGGGGCATATCAGGGCGAAAGCTGA
- a CDS encoding ABC transporter ATP-binding protein has product MALRYEYTVETEDLAKYYKMGPYIVKALDGVNLKIRRGEYVSIMGPSGAGKTTLFNMIGGLDRPTRGRVYIDEVDISKLDAYELAWLRARKIGYIFQTFNLIPVLTAMENVMLPMIFAGVRREERIRKARELLERVGLGDRLYHRPTELSGGQQQRVAIARALANDPAIILADEPTGNLDLQTGLEIINLLRQLNKERGVTIVTATHDLKMIDVSDRIVYLRDGRVERIETRAEIAVEAEEA; this is encoded by the coding sequence ATGGCGCTCAGGTACGAGTACACGGTTGAGACTGAAGATCTAGCAAAGTACTACAAAATGGGACCTTACATTGTCAAAGCCTTGGACGGTGTTAACTTAAAAATAAGGAGAGGAGAGTATGTGTCCATCATGGGCCCCTCGGGAGCCGGTAAAACCACCCTTTTCAACATGATAGGGGGGCTTGATCGACCTACACGAGGGAGGGTTTACATAGATGAGGTGGACATCAGCAAGCTCGACGCGTACGAGCTCGCCTGGCTCAGGGCGAGAAAAATCGGTTACATCTTCCAGACTTTCAACCTTATCCCGGTTTTAACCGCGATGGAGAACGTGATGCTGCCCATGATCTTCGCCGGAGTTAGGAGAGAGGAGAGGATCCGGAAGGCTAGAGAGCTGCTTGAGCGCGTTGGGCTTGGGGATCGGCTTTACCACCGGCCGACGGAGTTGAGTGGTGGTCAGCAGCAGAGGGTTGCAATCGCTAGAGCCCTCGCCAACGACCCCGCAATCATCCTCGCCGACGAGCCCACCGGCAACCTCGACCTGCAGACCGGCCTGGAAATCATAAATCTGTTGAGACAGTTGAATAAGGAGAGAGGGGTTACGATCGTAACGGCCACCCACGACCTCAAGATGATCGATGTCAGTGACAGGATCGTTTACCTCAGGGACGGTAGGGTTGAAAGGATCGAAACGAGAGCAGAGATAGCCGTAGAGGCGGAAGAGGCTTAG
- a CDS encoding FtsX-like permease family protein: MSTVVIGEIKLPVSEAFRISLENVRRRFTRVAITTASVTLGIAFFVSLMMMASFQALAGGAGIQPYMYWLLFISLLVCGVGITNSMLIAVAERYKEIGTYKCLGALDRHILELFLLEALLVGGIGGLAGYAVGLIAALVYAAVNPAVGISNAVSAMVHTNPTIPLANVLPVAVAMLVLGVGIAMLLSLIATLYPAYYAARLSPAEALRYEI; the protein is encoded by the coding sequence ATGTCAACGGTCGTAATCGGGGAAATTAAGCTGCCGGTTTCAGAGGCGTTCCGCATCTCCCTGGAGAACGTACGGCGGCGCTTTACCAGAGTTGCGATAACGACTGCCTCCGTAACATTAGGTATAGCCTTCTTTGTCTCCCTCATGATGATGGCTTCGTTCCAAGCGCTGGCCGGCGGAGCTGGCATTCAACCATACATGTACTGGCTCCTCTTCATCTCTCTCCTCGTATGCGGCGTAGGCATAACTAACAGCATGCTGATAGCGGTGGCAGAAAGGTACAAGGAGATAGGCACGTACAAGTGCCTCGGGGCTTTGGATCGTCACATCCTCGAGCTATTCCTTCTGGAGGCTTTACTGGTGGGCGGAATTGGAGGATTAGCCGGCTACGCGGTCGGGCTTATAGCAGCTCTAGTGTACGCGGCCGTTAACCCAGCAGTAGGTATTTCAAACGCGGTCAGTGCTATGGTGCACACGAATCCCACTATACCGCTTGCTAACGTGCTGCCGGTCGCCGTAGCAATGCTTGTACTCGGGGTCGGTATCGCTATGCTCCTCAGCTTAATTGCTACCCTTTACCCGGCGTACTATGCTGCGCGGCTCAGCCCCGCTGAAGCCCTACGCTACGAGATCTAG
- a CDS encoding DUF2240 family protein, with protein sequence MQDNYGNDVLDARQAVSRIIDHILSHKPELTKLHVLKMIEERIKELEGLIDEDAAALLVARELGVPLPQSPLPSKARLPLRDLIPGLQNVRVMARVLKVFDWRFPDGRMMVKITVADETACVDCVAWGETAERIAREVKPGDCILINRAAVVKYKGRVEVKIGEGSTVERIEDPTIPSFDELVGAHNIDILKLLVHEVVVGKNGLAVYGVSNGAPVCVLIPSPSAPQIQRGDTVLIQEPRKLTGGLARYKLTRTSRVFVTGNTNVDTIGFKQVDLDIDEELPVNVFAVRGRYAAVIPSSYNKLTLILCGQHHSTSILTYDENLVNELRHVKPATLLELKGVYYTPRGLRLNPFYHLRILEQQHSPKALVDNLSSTGCYVRTEATVLSVSFKHKILKDGSLVIGAVINVDDGTGYARAVVSDMDHVEELLGAGWDDIREQAILGVLPKLLAYIQEEIRGSDVELEGYLSGDRILAVTDLRLKAGGPSQEPWGRQTF encoded by the coding sequence ATGCAGGACAACTACGGAAACGACGTTCTAGATGCGCGGCAAGCGGTCTCCAGGATCATAGATCATATTCTGTCGCATAAGCCTGAACTGACAAAGCTACATGTTCTCAAAATGATCGAGGAGAGGATAAAGGAGCTGGAGGGGTTGATCGATGAGGATGCCGCAGCGTTGCTAGTAGCGCGGGAGCTGGGTGTACCACTCCCCCAATCGCCCCTACCAAGCAAAGCGAGGCTCCCCCTAAGAGATCTGATACCGGGCTTGCAGAATGTTCGAGTAATGGCGCGCGTACTGAAGGTGTTTGACTGGAGGTTCCCTGACGGTAGGATGATGGTAAAAATCACTGTAGCCGATGAAACCGCCTGCGTAGACTGTGTGGCGTGGGGCGAGACCGCGGAACGAATAGCCAGAGAGGTGAAGCCCGGGGATTGTATCCTGATAAATCGGGCAGCTGTCGTTAAGTACAAAGGACGTGTGGAAGTGAAGATCGGGGAAGGCAGCACTGTCGAAAGAATCGAGGATCCTACAATCCCCTCTTTTGACGAGCTAGTCGGGGCTCACAACATCGACATCCTCAAACTGCTAGTCCATGAAGTAGTAGTCGGCAAAAACGGCTTAGCGGTGTACGGGGTCAGTAACGGAGCCCCCGTCTGCGTACTAATCCCCTCTCCTTCAGCCCCACAGATCCAGCGTGGCGACACGGTGCTGATTCAAGAGCCTAGGAAGCTAACGGGGGGTCTTGCGAGATATAAACTAACGCGTACATCAAGGGTTTTTGTTACTGGAAACACGAATGTCGACACAATAGGCTTCAAACAGGTGGATTTGGATATTGATGAAGAGCTGCCCGTTAATGTTTTCGCCGTAAGAGGTCGTTACGCAGCAGTAATTCCTTCATCGTATAATAAGCTCACCCTAATTCTGTGTGGTCAACATCACAGTACAAGCATTCTAACGTACGATGAAAACCTTGTGAACGAACTAAGACACGTTAAGCCAGCTACCCTGCTGGAGCTTAAAGGCGTTTATTACACTCCGCGGGGCCTAAGGTTAAATCCCTTCTACCACCTACGCATATTGGAGCAACAGCACTCTCCCAAAGCGCTCGTGGACAACCTATCGTCCACCGGCTGCTACGTAAGGACCGAAGCCACCGTTCTGTCCGTCTCTTTCAAGCACAAGATTCTGAAGGACGGGAGCCTAGTGATAGGGGCAGTCATCAACGTTGATGACGGTACAGGATATGCGCGCGCGGTGGTTAGCGACATGGATCATGTGGAGGAGCTGCTAGGAGCTGGCTGGGATGACATCAGGGAGCAGGCTATCCTGGGCGTGCTACCGAAGCTGCTAGCCTACATTCAAGAGGAGATAAGAGGATCCGATGTGGAGCTAGAGGGCTACTTGAGTGGTGACCGCATACTCGCGGTCACCGATCTTAGGCTGAAGGCTGGCGGGCCATCACAGGAGCCATGGGGAAGGCAAACATTTTAA